In a genomic window of Amblyomma americanum isolate KBUSLIRL-KWMA chromosome 4, ASM5285725v1, whole genome shotgun sequence:
- the Chchd3 gene encoding coiled-coil-helix-coiled-coil-helix domain containing 3 isoform X1 produces MSPVQALAAQRCIFCSRCGEGAKHGGAEPAAMGSSGSTRRVTIVNENSPDVIKISDSVVKRLKGETESISAAAVARQTAASAPYEPRATGDSLQSRRLHRDELKKVEDVWRERLKEVERQNQELYKLATDKFAGAVTQVEEKYAQHKCVPVCEGHQQKVMECYAKNQRAPLNCSQLVEAFTKCVHEARKDIAAH; encoded by the exons ATGTCTCCAGTGCAAGCGCTGGCAGCGCAACGTTGTATTTTCTGCTCGAGGTGCGGTGAGGGAGCTAAGCACGGCGGAGCCGAACCAGCAG CCATGGGCTCGTCTGGAAGCACCCGAAGAGTAACCATTGTGAACGAAAACTCCCCAGACGTCATAAAGATATCCGATTCCGTTGTGAAGAGGTTAAAGGGAGAAACCGAGTCGATATCGGCGGCAGCTGTGGCCCGGCAAACCGCTGCCAGTGCACCGTACGAACCGCGAGCCACAGGAGACAGCCTCCAGAGCCGAAGACTTCACCGCGATGAGCTGAAGAAAGTTGAAGATGTGTGGCGAGAACGGCTGAAGGAGGTGGAACGGCAGAACCAAGAGCTCTACAAGCTCGCAACCGACAAGTTCGCCGGTGCTGTCACGCAGGTAGAGGAAAAGTACGCCCAACACAAATGTGTACCTGTGTGCGAGGGGCATCAGCAGAAAGTAATGGAATGCTACGCGAAGAACCAGCGCGCACCATTAAATTGTTCGCAACTCGTTGAGGCATTCACAAAATGTGTTCATGAGGCACGAAAAGACATTGCAGCTCACTAG
- the Chchd3 gene encoding coiled-coil-helix-coiled-coil-helix domain containing 3 isoform X2 — translation MGSSGSTRRVTIVNENSPDVIKISDSVVKRLKGETESISAAAVARQTAASAPYEPRATGDSLQSRRLHRDELKKVEDVWRERLKEVERQNQELYKLATDKFAGAVTQVEEKYAQHKCVPVCEGHQQKVMECYAKNQRAPLNCSQLVEAFTKCVHEARKDIAAH, via the coding sequence ATGGGCTCGTCTGGAAGCACCCGAAGAGTAACCATTGTGAACGAAAACTCCCCAGACGTCATAAAGATATCCGATTCCGTTGTGAAGAGGTTAAAGGGAGAAACCGAGTCGATATCGGCGGCAGCTGTGGCCCGGCAAACCGCTGCCAGTGCACCGTACGAACCGCGAGCCACAGGAGACAGCCTCCAGAGCCGAAGACTTCACCGCGATGAGCTGAAGAAAGTTGAAGATGTGTGGCGAGAACGGCTGAAGGAGGTGGAACGGCAGAACCAAGAGCTCTACAAGCTCGCAACCGACAAGTTCGCCGGTGCTGTCACGCAGGTAGAGGAAAAGTACGCCCAACACAAATGTGTACCTGTGTGCGAGGGGCATCAGCAGAAAGTAATGGAATGCTACGCGAAGAACCAGCGCGCACCATTAAATTGTTCGCAACTCGTTGAGGCATTCACAAAATGTGTTCATGAGGCACGAAAAGACATTGCAGCTCACTAG